The region CCCTTGCATCTCTTAATTCAAAACTTCTATTTTCATCAAAATTTTCAACATCAACCATAACCAAACCTATTCCAACATTTAGTGTTGGAGAAAAAGCTGCAGAAGTTACAAAACCAATTTTTTTATCATCTTGGTAAGCTTCAAAATCTTTTCTTGCACTTCTTCTTGAAGTTGTTTTAAAAGGGATTAATAATCTTTTTACACCCTGCTCTTTCTGTTTTGCTAAAGCACTTTTCCCTACATACTCTCTTTGTAAATTTACAAACATTGATAGATTTGCTTCAAGTGGTGTAATCTCTTCTGTTAAATCGTTTCCATAAAGACTGTAACCCATCTCAAGTCTTAAAGCATCTCTAGCTCCTAAACCTGCTGGTTTAACGCCATCAGCTAATAGTGCATCCCAAATCTTTACAGCTGTAGTGGCATCTACATAAAGTTCAAATCCAAGTTCCCCTGTATATCCCGTTCGACTTAACAAACAATCTTCACCAAATATTTTTGTTTGAACAAAAGAGAAGAAACCCATATCATCTAGATTTACATCAAAATATTTTTGTAAAATTTTTTTAGAGTTTGGACCTTGAACATCCAGTTTAGAAACCTCTTTAGATCTGTCATCTAAAGAACCAGTTTTAAGTCTACTTGTAATAGTTTTAAAATCAAGTGCAGCTCTTGAAGCATTTACTACAATCATAAGTTCATCTTCGCTTATTCTATAAATAATAAGGTCATCTATAACTCCACCCTCTTCATTTAACAAAAAGCCATATTTGCATTTTCCTATTTTAAGAG is a window of Halarcobacter sp. DNA encoding:
- the gcvT gene encoding glycine cleavage system aminomethyltransferase GcvT, whose product is MEGLLRTALYEKQLETKCKMVPFAGWEMPIQFDGIIAEHGYCRNDVALFDTSHMGEFFFKGDIQTSGINEATSINIDALKIGKCKYGFLLNEEGGVIDDLIIYRISEDELMIVVNASRAALDFKTITSRLKTGSLDDRSKEVSKLDVQGPNSKKILQKYFDVNLDDMGFFSFVQTKIFGEDCLLSRTGYTGELGFELYVDATTAVKIWDALLADGVKPAGLGARDALRLEMGYSLYGNDLTEEITPLEANLSMFVNLQREYVGKSALAKQKEQGVKRLLIPFKTTSRRSARKDFEAYQDDKKIGFVTSAAFSPTLNVGIGLVMVDVENFDENRSFELRDARGAIEANKASLPFITK